One genomic window of Halococcus sediminicola includes the following:
- a CDS encoding alkaline phosphatase family protein — protein sequence MYDLRQLRRALAEPKLFVRELNRLYHTRLHRRTYNPDGVDVMAADWDNLLILDACRYDAFAARSDLPGTLERRRSRGSMTSEFFKANFDGREMHDTVYVAATPMLYWNRNRGDVDATFHAEINVWRDGWDDEFNTVRPETAAEHAKRAAEEYPDKRLFVHFLQPHFPAIGPTGREHPELNDLRAWDAVNSGRLDLSDTALRRAFVENLDAVLPHVEDLLETLGGKTVVTADHGQMIGERSFPIPFREYGHPPGIYTDELLSVPWLTHTNGSRREVVAEEPEHEPERGDETEPADMNMDSDVVADRLEDLGYKM from the coding sequence ATGTACGATCTGCGGCAGCTGCGGCGCGCACTCGCCGAACCGAAACTCTTCGTCCGCGAACTGAATCGACTCTACCACACCCGGCTCCACCGCCGGACGTACAACCCGGACGGCGTCGACGTCATGGCGGCCGACTGGGACAACCTCCTCATCCTCGATGCCTGCCGGTATGACGCCTTCGCGGCGCGGTCGGATCTGCCCGGGACCCTCGAACGCCGGCGCTCGCGCGGGTCGATGACCAGCGAGTTCTTCAAGGCCAACTTCGACGGCCGCGAGATGCACGACACGGTGTACGTGGCCGCGACGCCGATGCTCTACTGGAATCGTAACCGTGGCGACGTCGACGCGACCTTCCACGCCGAAATCAACGTTTGGCGCGACGGCTGGGACGACGAGTTCAACACGGTCCGTCCCGAGACGGCCGCCGAGCACGCGAAACGCGCCGCCGAGGAGTACCCCGACAAGCGCCTGTTCGTCCACTTCCTCCAGCCACACTTCCCGGCCATCGGCCCGACCGGCCGCGAACACCCCGAACTCAACGACCTGCGAGCGTGGGACGCCGTCAATAGCGGGAGACTCGATCTCTCCGATACGGCGCTCCGGCGCGCGTTCGTCGAGAACCTCGATGCGGTGCTCCCGCACGTCGAGGACCTCCTCGAAACGCTCGGCGGCAAGACGGTCGTCACTGCCGATCACGGCCAGATGATCGGCGAGCGATCGTTCCCGATTCCCTTCCGCGAGTACGGCCACCCGCCGGGCATCTACACCGACGAACTGCTCTCGGTGCCGTGGCTCACCCACACCAACGGCTCGCGCCGGGAGGTCGTCGCCGAGGAACCCGAGCACGAACCCGAGCGCGGCGACGAAACGGAGCCGGCGGACATGAACATGGACAGCGACGTGGTGGCCGACCGGCTCGAAGACCTCGGCTACAAGATGTGA
- a CDS encoding polyprenyl synthetase family protein translates to MDDLERRRALVEERLEAVCEVVEPDTLGARIAHAALSGGKRVRPTVTMLACEAAGGDPESAVDFAVGIELVHTASLVVDDIIDDSPVRRGTDSAWASFGYGPALITSDGLLGEAFALFATDERAMEVVAEALVELGEGEATELVAHPTTEDEYMDLARRKTGALFRAAAELGAVAAEADDHTVEAFGEYAEGVGVAFQIRDDVLDATADADELGKPTGQDSAMERPSLVEITDLEPDEGTERARRTADAALSALDSVAVADEQAADYLRDLAEFVVVRER, encoded by the coding sequence ATGGACGATCTCGAACGCCGGCGGGCGCTGGTCGAAGAGCGCCTCGAAGCGGTCTGTGAGGTGGTCGAACCCGACACGCTCGGCGCACGGATCGCCCACGCCGCGCTCTCGGGCGGCAAGCGCGTCCGCCCGACGGTCACGATGTTGGCCTGCGAGGCCGCCGGCGGCGACCCCGAGAGCGCGGTCGATTTCGCCGTCGGCATCGAACTCGTTCACACCGCTTCGCTGGTGGTCGACGACATCATCGACGACTCACCCGTCCGCCGGGGTACCGACAGCGCGTGGGCATCCTTCGGGTACGGCCCGGCGCTCATCACGTCGGATGGATTGCTCGGCGAGGCGTTCGCGCTGTTCGCGACCGACGAGCGCGCGATGGAGGTCGTCGCGGAGGCGCTGGTCGAACTCGGTGAAGGCGAAGCCACGGAACTCGTCGCCCATCCCACCACCGAAGACGAGTACATGGACCTCGCACGCCGGAAGACGGGCGCGCTCTTTCGAGCAGCGGCGGAACTGGGGGCGGTGGCGGCCGAGGCCGACGACCACACTGTGGAGGCGTTCGGCGAGTACGCCGAGGGCGTCGGAGTCGCCTTTCAGATACGCGACGACGTGCTCGACGCGACCGCCGACGCCGACGAACTCGGCAAGCCCACCGGACAGGACAGCGCGATGGAGCGCCCGTCGCTGGTCGAGATCACCGACCTCGAACCCGACGAAGGCACCGAGCGCGCCCGGCGGACGGCCGACGCGGCGCTGTCGGCACTCGATTCGGTCGCCGTGGCCGACGAGCAAGCGGCCGACTACCTCCGCGACCTCGCGGAGTTCGTCGTGGTGCGCGAGCGCTGA
- a CDS encoding protein-L-isoaspartate O-methyltransferase family protein has product MEPAAVREDMVDGLEHESKGVVESGALSVAMRNVPRHEFLAEERAAYADRTTEHANTRVLAPSTVARLFEALAPAPGDSVLVVGAGVGYTAAVAAEITGQEHVHAVDIARRLVVDARTNLARAGYGGVLVDRRDGAHGLPEYAPFDRVLLEAAVVRPPHALVEQLAPGGRLVAPVGNHEQSLVAVDEGGGRERFGPVRFAPLLVEGEQSDAVERNRTVREDRERTRASAQRRNGWEHDWIDWDST; this is encoded by the coding sequence ATGGAGCCTGCGGCGGTGCGCGAGGACATGGTCGACGGTCTCGAACACGAGAGCAAGGGCGTCGTCGAGAGCGGCGCGCTCAGCGTGGCGATGCGGAACGTGCCGCGCCACGAGTTCCTCGCCGAGGAGCGTGCGGCCTACGCCGACCGGACCACCGAACACGCGAACACGCGCGTGCTCGCGCCGAGCACCGTGGCACGCCTGTTCGAGGCACTCGCGCCCGCGCCTGGCGACAGCGTGCTCGTCGTCGGCGCTGGCGTCGGCTACACGGCCGCGGTGGCCGCCGAGATCACGGGGCAGGAGCACGTCCACGCGGTCGATATCGCCCGGCGTCTCGTAGTCGATGCACGGACGAACCTCGCGCGGGCGGGCTACGGCGGCGTGCTCGTCGACAGGCGCGACGGGGCACACGGCCTTCCGGAGTACGCACCGTTCGACCGGGTGCTCCTCGAAGCCGCCGTGGTGCGACCGCCGCACGCGCTCGTCGAGCAGCTCGCCCCTGGCGGACGGCTCGTCGCGCCCGTGGGGAACCACGAGCAGTCGCTCGTCGCCGTCGACGAAGGGGGCGGGCGCGAGCGGTTCGGCCCGGTGCGGTTCGCGCCGCTACTCGTCGAGGGCGAACAGTCCGATGCCGTCGAGCGCAACAGGACCGTACGGGAAGACCGCGAGCGCACACGAGCGAGCGCTCAGCGGCGCAACGGCTGGGAACACGACTGGATCGACTGGGATTCCACGTAG
- a CDS encoding 30S ribosomal protein S19e — protein sequence MATLYDVPANALIEAVAAELPAAVERPEWARYVKTGTGRELPPEQDDFWQTRAASLLRRVAIDGEIGVDRLTTAYGGSKGGSNRYQVAPPKSTEGSGKIIRTALQQLEEEGLVETAEGEGRRITPEGRSLLDETAGEVLADLDRPDLERYA from the coding sequence ATGGCAACGCTCTACGACGTTCCGGCGAACGCGCTCATCGAGGCCGTCGCCGCGGAACTTCCCGCAGCAGTCGAACGGCCCGAGTGGGCGAGATACGTGAAGACCGGCACGGGCCGCGAACTCCCGCCCGAACAGGACGACTTCTGGCAGACCCGCGCCGCGAGCCTCCTGCGGCGTGTGGCCATCGACGGCGAGATCGGCGTCGACCGGCTCACGACCGCGTACGGTGGCTCGAAGGGTGGCTCGAACAGATATCAGGTCGCCCCGCCGAAATCCACCGAGGGGAGCGGCAAGATCATCCGTACCGCGCTCCAGCAGCTCGAAGAGGAAGGACTGGTCGAGACCGCCGAGGGCGAGGGTCGCCGCATCACGCCCGAGGGCCGGAGCCTGCTCGACGAGACCGCCGGCGAGGTGCTCGCCGACCTCGACCGCCCGGACCTCGAACGCTACGCCTGA
- a CDS encoding lysylphosphatidylglycerol synthase transmembrane domain-containing protein, translating to MIRGGNLRATLVGFAGALFALAVLSWLVGIEEILDALSMANPPVVLVVIGVAACWLTAWGLSLRTVLGVLGAPITIPAAVLVFAGATFANNVTPFGQAGGEPVSALLVSRASDSEYETGLAAIASVDALNFVPSIVLALIGLGYFATTITFGENLELVSFVVVGFAVAVVLAVYFGWTNRYRVERAAVDVLTPLARRIGAVVPRLSPPTHESLERRIEGFFTAVERVGTNPRELLLALGFSAAGWVGLATSLWLSLFALGYTVPAAVVLVAIPAGAMAGVTPLPGGLGGVELVLGALVTATSGVPLATVTAAVLIHRGATYVLPTVVGGGTAAVLADR from the coding sequence ATGATACGCGGCGGCAACCTCAGAGCGACGCTCGTCGGTTTCGCGGGCGCGCTCTTCGCGCTCGCCGTCCTCTCGTGGCTCGTCGGCATCGAGGAGATCCTCGACGCGCTGTCGATGGCCAACCCGCCCGTCGTGCTCGTCGTGATCGGGGTCGCGGCCTGCTGGCTCACGGCGTGGGGCCTCTCGCTGCGCACGGTACTGGGCGTGCTCGGTGCGCCCATCACGATACCGGCGGCCGTGCTCGTCTTCGCGGGCGCGACCTTCGCCAACAACGTCACGCCGTTCGGGCAGGCCGGCGGCGAACCGGTGAGCGCGCTGCTGGTCTCGCGGGCCTCCGACAGCGAGTACGAAACAGGACTCGCGGCCATCGCCAGCGTCGACGCGCTGAACTTCGTCCCCTCCATCGTGCTCGCGCTCATCGGACTCGGCTACTTCGCCACCACCATCACCTTCGGCGAGAACCTCGAACTCGTCTCGTTCGTGGTCGTCGGCTTCGCGGTCGCCGTGGTGCTCGCGGTCTACTTCGGCTGGACGAACCGCTATCGCGTCGAGCGGGCCGCCGTCGACGTGCTGACGCCGCTCGCCAGACGGATCGGCGCGGTCGTGCCGCGACTCTCCCCGCCGACCCACGAGTCGCTCGAACGCCGCATCGAGGGCTTCTTCACGGCCGTCGAGCGCGTCGGCACCAATCCCCGAGAACTGCTGCTCGCGCTCGGTTTCTCGGCGGCCGGCTGGGTCGGTCTCGCGACCTCTCTCTGGCTCTCGCTCTTTGCGCTCGGCTACACCGTCCCGGCGGCGGTCGTGCTCGTGGCCATTCCGGCGGGGGCGATGGCCGGCGTCACGCCCCTTCCCGGTGGTCTGGGTGGCGTCGAACTAGTCCTCGGCGCGCTCGTCACCGCGACCTCGGGCGTGCCGCTGGCGACCGTGACCGCCGCCGTCCTCATCCACCGCGGCGCGACCTACGTACTGCCCACCGTCGTCGGCGGCGGCACGGCGGCCGTGCTTGCCGACCGCTGA
- a CDS encoding right-handed parallel beta-helix repeat-containing protein has translation MPRDGVRNDSDSTEESFAPSRRSYLKAAGAAAVSVPLLSGEGAAATERHGISFDNVVDMVEAGADPNGNEACDGALQSAAGSNTLLKFPSGTYKFTEKNVISGGNVGILGEGDVTFTVPSDFDDKLLAINGGTGALVENITIDQSGATPNIQVAPDDGLEVHDVTITGQSLESSDSAEDAFTPMVRSSGGEGTVSNLVAHNEGRMGAYARTGVWIGQEHAGTVTLRNCNVEGFSNNGVYASRTPGVVKVEGGTYKNNDLSQVRIGSSGSYVDGATIETDVSDSRSPNPEDMLNGSGIRLESDRGGSGAVVRNCDIRVGPNVNADGGIQIFGNYGEFTIEDTRVEYNPQGYSIRAKSGGSGGATLRNVSVTGDATDWVGVLIEDRPGTTVEGCCIQQTGSGRTGLALDNCDGSTVTNCTINASAQAVRINGGGVSVSGIEKSGTCPAPSLGSSSYSGSSDDSSTDESSSDDTESSSDDSDDSSEDSSSDSSDEESTESSDSSSDESDSSDDSDDSSEDSSSDSSEDDSSDSSKDDGAGSDEELSGDIDESEVPEPSDSANFVVTDTDSSGGRIPYEVQTSGDIEKAGTGDATQDSNDEISGKTASGGVNEWRDAYEYEGEIVALEIEDRATIKLDGDEKTITVMGDDDSGTDYSLEVTGTLEHADDSTDPIADDGSSVSGGVGSFRDEYTYTGSLLQASIEDSVSITTDPETLEG, from the coding sequence ATGCCACGCGACGGAGTACGCAACGATAGCGATAGCACAGAGGAGAGTTTCGCACCGAGCCGACGATCGTACCTGAAGGCCGCCGGCGCGGCCGCCGTGTCGGTACCGCTGCTCTCCGGGGAGGGGGCGGCGGCGACCGAGCGCCACGGGATCAGCTTCGACAACGTCGTGGATATGGTCGAGGCCGGCGCGGACCCGAACGGCAACGAGGCGTGTGACGGCGCGCTCCAGTCGGCCGCGGGCAGCAACACACTACTCAAGTTCCCGTCGGGAACGTACAAATTCACCGAGAAGAACGTCATTAGCGGCGGGAACGTCGGTATTCTCGGCGAGGGCGACGTCACCTTCACCGTTCCCAGCGACTTCGACGACAAGCTGCTGGCCATCAACGGTGGAACGGGCGCACTGGTCGAGAACATCACCATCGACCAGAGCGGCGCGACCCCGAACATCCAGGTCGCCCCCGACGACGGACTCGAAGTTCACGACGTCACCATCACCGGCCAGAGCCTCGAATCGAGCGACAGCGCCGAGGACGCGTTCACGCCGATGGTGCGTTCCTCCGGTGGCGAGGGGACGGTCTCGAACCTCGTCGCGCACAACGAGGGCCGGATGGGTGCCTACGCCCGCACCGGTGTCTGGATCGGCCAGGAACACGCAGGGACCGTCACGCTGCGTAACTGCAACGTCGAGGGATTCTCGAACAACGGCGTCTACGCCAGCCGCACCCCCGGCGTAGTGAAGGTCGAGGGCGGCACCTACAAGAACAACGACCTCTCGCAGGTCCGCATCGGTAGCTCGGGCAGCTACGTCGACGGCGCGACCATCGAGACCGACGTCTCCGACAGCCGCTCGCCGAACCCCGAGGACATGCTCAACGGCTCGGGCATCCGCCTCGAAAGCGACCGCGGCGGCTCCGGTGCCGTCGTCCGCAACTGTGACATCCGCGTCGGTCCGAACGTCAACGCCGACGGCGGGATCCAGATATTCGGCAACTACGGCGAGTTCACCATCGAAGACACGCGCGTCGAGTACAACCCGCAGGGCTACTCGATCCGCGCGAAGTCGGGCGGTTCCGGTGGCGCCACGCTCCGAAACGTGAGCGTCACCGGCGACGCGACCGACTGGGTCGGCGTCCTCATCGAGGACCGTCCCGGAACGACCGTCGAAGGCTGCTGCATCCAGCAGACCGGCAGTGGCCGGACGGGTCTCGCGCTCGACAACTGTGACGGCAGCACGGTCACGAACTGCACCATCAACGCGAGCGCACAGGCGGTCCGCATCAACGGCGGCGGCGTGAGCGTCAGCGGGATCGAAAAGAGCGGCACCTGCCCCGCCCCGAGCCTCGGTTCGTCGAGCTACAGTGGCTCGTCCGATGACTCGTCGACGGACGAATCGTCGTCGGACGACACTGAGAGCTCGTCGGACGATTCCGACGACTCGTCGGAGGACTCGTCGAGTGATTCCTCGGACGAGGAATCGACCGAATCGAGTGACAGTTCTAGCGACGAGTCCGATTCGTCGGACGATTCCGACGACTCGTCGGAGGACTCGTCGAGTGATTCCTCGGAAGACGATTCGAGCGACTCCTCGAAGGACGACGGTGCAGGCTCCGACGAGGAACTGAGCGGCGACATCGATGAGTCCGAGGTTCCCGAACCCTCCGACAGCGCGAACTTCGTCGTCACCGACACCGACTCGTCGGGCGGACGCATCCCCTACGAGGTCCAGACGAGCGGCGACATCGAGAAGGCCGGAACCGGCGACGCGACACAGGACTCGAACGACGAGATCTCCGGCAAGACCGCCTCGGGCGGCGTCAACGAGTGGCGTGACGCCTACGAGTACGAGGGCGAGATCGTCGCACTCGAAATCGAGGACCGCGCGACCATCAAGCTCGACGGCGACGAGAAGACCATCACCGTGATGGGCGACGACGACAGCGGTACCGACTACTCGCTCGAAGTCACCGGCACGCTCGAACACGCCGACGACTCGACCGATCCGATCGCCGACGACGGCAGCTCGGTCTCGGGCGGCGTCGGCAGCTTCCGCGACGAGTACACGTACACCGGCAGCCTGCTGCAGGCGTCGATCGAGGACTCGGTCTCGATCACCACCGACCCCGAGACGCTCGAGGGGTAA
- a CDS encoding DNA-directed RNA polymerase subunit B'' codes for MNRETRRSISREYFSRERLAEHHFSSFNAFLNGGMQQVVDEKETIDTDIGDKEGEEPVFVELGDVRVVTPRVREADGSEERLNPQEARLRNITYAAPVFMEMAVVVGGEEEEERVVDTTETQIGRMPIMVGSDKCNIADASDEELIELGEDPADPGGYFIVNGSERVLMTSEDLAPNKILAEYDSKYGDEIQVAKTFSQRRGYRALVLCERNREGLLEVSFPSVSGSIDFVTLVRALGLESDEEIVHRVSDDPEVVKFMLENLETAEVQTEEAAIETLGERVASGQGKNYQLKRANYVIDRYLLPHLHEEGVDDEDVRINKAFYLCRMAEACFELALDRREADDKDHYANKRLKVSGDLMTDLFRTALNKLARDVKYQLERANMRNRQLSVNTVVRSDVLTERLEHPIATGNWVGGRSGVSQLVDRTDYMGVLSHLRRLRSPLSRSQPHFEARDLHATQWGRICPSETPEGPNCGLVKNFAQAMELSQDVEDERELKRELSSMGVEGIPGIEGVTPSAD; via the coding sequence ATGAACAGGGAAACAAGACGCTCGATATCGAGGGAGTACTTCTCCCGTGAACGGCTCGCAGAACACCACTTCAGTTCGTTCAACGCCTTTCTCAACGGCGGCATGCAGCAGGTCGTCGACGAGAAGGAGACCATCGACACGGACATCGGCGACAAAGAAGGCGAGGAGCCGGTCTTCGTCGAACTCGGCGATGTGCGGGTGGTCACACCCCGCGTCCGCGAGGCCGACGGGAGCGAAGAACGGCTCAACCCCCAGGAGGCACGACTCAGGAACATCACGTACGCCGCGCCCGTCTTCATGGAGATGGCGGTCGTCGTCGGCGGCGAGGAAGAAGAAGAGCGCGTCGTCGATACCACGGAAACCCAGATCGGGCGCATGCCGATCATGGTCGGCTCGGACAAGTGTAACATCGCCGACGCCTCCGACGAAGAGCTCATCGAACTCGGCGAGGACCCCGCCGACCCCGGTGGCTACTTCATCGTGAACGGCTCCGAGCGCGTGCTGATGACCAGCGAGGACCTCGCACCCAACAAGATTCTCGCTGAGTACGACTCGAAGTACGGCGACGAGATCCAGGTCGCCAAGACGTTCAGCCAGCGCCGTGGCTACCGCGCGCTGGTGCTCTGTGAGCGCAATCGTGAGGGGCTGCTCGAAGTGTCCTTCCCGAGCGTCTCGGGATCGATCGACTTCGTGACTCTTGTGCGCGCGCTCGGTCTCGAATCCGACGAGGAGATCGTTCACCGGGTCTCGGATGACCCCGAAGTCGTGAAGTTCATGCTCGAAAACCTCGAAACGGCGGAGGTCCAGACCGAGGAAGCGGCCATCGAGACCCTCGGCGAGCGCGTCGCCTCGGGCCAGGGCAAGAACTACCAGTTGAAGCGGGCGAACTACGTCATCGATCGATACCTCCTGCCCCATCTCCATGAGGAGGGCGTCGACGACGAGGACGTGCGCATCAACAAGGCCTTCTACCTCTGTCGGATGGCCGAAGCCTGCTTCGAACTCGCTCTCGACAGGCGAGAAGCCGACGACAAGGACCACTACGCGAACAAGCGCCTCAAAGTGTCGGGCGACCTGATGACCGACCTGTTCCGCACGGCGCTGAACAAACTCGCGCGCGACGTGAAATACCAGCTCGAACGGGCGAACATGCGCAATCGGCAGTTGTCGGTCAACACGGTCGTTCGTTCCGACGTGCTGACCGAGCGGCTCGAACATCCGATCGCGACCGGCAACTGGGTCGGTGGCCGTTCTGGAGTGTCGCAGCTCGTGGACCGGACCGACTACATGGGCGTGCTCTCGCACCTCCGACGGCTGCGTAGCCCGCTCTCGCGGAGCCAGCCACACTTCGAAGCGCGGGACCTGCACGCCACCCAGTGGGGGCGCATCTGTCCCTCCGAGACGCCGGAAGGGCCGAACTGTGGGCTCGTGAAGAACTTCGCGCAGGCGATGGAGCTGTCGCAGGACGTCGAGGACGAACGGGAACTCAAACGCGAACTGTCGTCGATGGGGGTCGAGGGGATTCCCGGCATCGAGGGCGTCACACCGAGCGCAGATTGA
- a CDS encoding DNA-directed RNA polymerase subunit H gives MVEVSQHTLVPEHTLVEDDDEIDALLAEYDISRTDLPKIKRTDPALPDEAATGDVVRIERDSRTTDRAVVYRLVIE, from the coding sequence ATGGTAGAGGTCAGCCAGCACACGCTCGTTCCCGAGCACACGCTCGTCGAGGACGACGACGAAATCGACGCGCTGCTCGCGGAGTACGACATCAGTCGCACCGACCTCCCGAAGATAAAGCGTACGGACCCGGCGCTGCCCGACGAGGCGGCAACCGGCGACGTCGTCCGCATCGAACGGGACTCACGAACGACCGACCGCGCGGTGGTCTACCGACTCGTCATCGAATAA
- a CDS encoding phytoene/squalene synthase family protein: protein MITDASTGSESEWCHEALDGTSRTFAITVDLLDEPMATQICVSYLLCRVADTIEDAGHIPPETQSTLLRTYDRALDPDDDLDIAAFERAVDPWLPDEGGEDWRVVANASRVVRAFEALAPDARAAVLDPIRELVSGMALFVERHADTDGLRIETVEELEEYCWYAAGTVGTLVTNLLARDAAPERVRELREHDRAFSLLLQLVNVAKDVSDDYREENNVYLPATWLREAGVDPERVCDSDNTAAVAGVIRRVAGRARNYAGDARRYLDAAPETNGNTLAAWAVPYLLALGTLRELDANAEDVLREGGVKISRAEVLAVVSRFAGDERPSLEALGTTIASQPYHAASKP from the coding sequence ATGATTACCGATGCATCGACCGGTTCCGAGAGCGAGTGGTGTCACGAGGCGCTCGACGGCACCTCCCGAACGTTCGCCATCACCGTCGACCTGCTTGACGAACCGATGGCGACACAGATCTGTGTGAGCTACCTGCTCTGCCGGGTCGCCGACACTATCGAGGACGCCGGCCACATCCCGCCGGAAACACAGAGCACGCTGCTTCGCACCTACGACCGCGCGCTCGACCCCGACGACGACCTCGATATCGCGGCGTTCGAGCGAGCCGTCGACCCGTGGCTCCCCGACGAGGGCGGCGAGGACTGGCGCGTGGTCGCTAACGCCTCCCGCGTGGTCCGCGCGTTCGAGGCGCTCGCACCCGACGCGCGCGCGGCGGTGCTCGACCCCATCCGCGAACTCGTCTCTGGGATGGCGCTGTTCGTCGAGCGCCACGCCGACACCGATGGCCTTCGTATCGAGACGGTCGAGGAACTCGAAGAGTACTGCTGGTACGCCGCCGGCACGGTCGGCACGCTCGTGACGAACCTGCTCGCCCGCGACGCCGCGCCCGAACGGGTCCGCGAACTCCGCGAACACGACCGTGCCTTCTCGCTGCTGCTCCAACTGGTGAACGTCGCCAAAGACGTCAGCGACGACTACCGCGAGGAGAACAACGTCTACCTCCCCGCGACGTGGCTCCGCGAGGCGGGTGTCGACCCCGAGAGAGTCTGTGATTCGGACAACACGGCGGCGGTCGCGGGCGTCATCCGACGGGTCGCCGGGCGGGCACGAAACTACGCCGGCGACGCCCGCCGGTATCTCGACGCCGCACCCGAAACGAACGGCAACACGCTCGCGGCGTGGGCGGTACCCTACCTGCTCGCGCTCGGCACGCTGCGCGAACTCGACGCGAACGCCGAGGACGTGCTTCGGGAGGGTGGGGTGAAGATCTCGCGCGCGGAGGTGCTCGCCGTCGTCAGCCGGTTCGCGGGCGACGAGCGACCCTCGCTCGAAGCGCTGGGAACGACCATCGCCAGCCAGCCGTATCACGCAGCGAGTAAGCCCTGA